A window of the Amycolatopsis solani genome harbors these coding sequences:
- a CDS encoding CbiQ family ECF transporter T component gives MRSRTLHPGAWWAWALALAVAASRTTNPLLLGLIIAVAGFVVANRRSDAPWALAFRLYAYVGAVIVASRVVFRILVGGEDGGHVLFSLPRIPLAAGLSLLGPTSAEELLGGFYDGLRLATMVVCVGAANALANPKRLLKAVPGALYEVGTAVTVALTVAPQLVESVQRVRRARRLRAGRTRGIRAVKGIVVPVLEDAMDRSLRLAAAMDSRGYGRRAYLSAGLRVLIAACVLAGLVGVCVGVYGVLDGTSSWLGVPLLAAGLAVAVVGFVLGGRRVRRTAYRPDPWGWPETLVVAAGVGACALLFVTARVDPGRLFPSLSPLRWPEVSWVHALSVLVAVLPAFVAPPPPSLSEVVR, from the coding sequence GTGCGCAGTAGGACGCTGCACCCCGGCGCCTGGTGGGCGTGGGCGCTCGCGCTGGCCGTCGCCGCCAGCCGCACGACGAACCCGCTGCTGCTCGGCCTGATCATCGCCGTCGCCGGTTTCGTCGTCGCGAACCGGCGGAGTGACGCGCCCTGGGCGCTGGCGTTCCGGCTGTACGCCTACGTCGGTGCGGTGATCGTCGCCTCGCGCGTGGTCTTCCGGATCCTGGTCGGCGGCGAAGACGGCGGGCACGTGCTGTTCTCGCTGCCGCGGATCCCGCTCGCCGCTGGGCTGTCCCTGCTCGGGCCGACGTCGGCGGAGGAGCTGCTCGGCGGCTTCTACGACGGCCTCCGGCTGGCCACGATGGTGGTCTGCGTCGGCGCGGCGAACGCGCTGGCGAACCCGAAACGCCTGCTCAAGGCAGTGCCGGGGGCGTTGTACGAAGTCGGTACGGCGGTGACGGTGGCGCTGACGGTCGCGCCCCAGCTCGTCGAGAGCGTGCAACGCGTCCGGCGGGCGCGGCGGCTGCGCGCGGGGCGGACTCGCGGGATACGGGCGGTCAAGGGCATCGTGGTGCCGGTGCTGGAGGACGCGATGGACCGGTCGCTGCGGCTGGCGGCCGCGATGGACTCCCGGGGCTACGGGCGCCGGGCGTACCTGAGTGCCGGGCTGCGGGTGCTGATCGCCGCCTGCGTGCTGGCCGGGCTGGTCGGGGTGTGCGTCGGCGTCTACGGCGTGCTCGACGGGACGTCGTCGTGGCTCGGCGTGCCGCTGCTCGCGGCCGGGCTGGCGGTGGCGGTCGTCGGGTTCGTCCTCGGCGGCCGGCGCGTGCGGCGGACGGCGTACCGGCCGGACCCGTGGGGCTGGCCGGAGACGCTGGTCGTCGCGGCCGGGGTCGGGGCGTGCGCGCTGCTGTTCGTCACCGCGCGGGTCGACCCGGGTCGCTTGTTCCCCTCGCTGAGTCCGTTGCGCTGGCCGGAGGTTTCCTGGGTGCACGCGTTGTCCGTGCTGGTCGCGGTGCTGCCGGCGTTCGTCGCGCCCCCGCCGCCGTCGTTGTCGGAGGTCGTCCGGTGA
- a CDS encoding biotin-dependent carboxyltransferase family protein translates to MRSLEVLDPGRYALVEDLGRPGYAHLGVAPSGALDAASLRLANRLAGNAEAAAGVEALLGGFSARFSAAVTVAVTGPAVAVAVDDRPFGSHVPVPVRAGQTLSVGTPATGLRCYLAVSGGIAVDPVLGSRSRDVLSGIGPAPLRTGDVLPVGAPTGVPAGADVVVPVPAPGELVVPVTLGPRDDWLDDAAGGLSAWWTVTAESNRVGLRLDGAPLRRAIDGELPSEGVVTGAVQVPPSGQPVVFLADHPTTGGYPVAAVVRAGALGALAQARPGTRVRFRMS, encoded by the coding sequence GTGAGGTCCCTGGAAGTCCTCGACCCGGGCCGGTACGCGCTGGTCGAGGACCTCGGCCGGCCCGGCTACGCCCACCTCGGCGTCGCGCCTTCCGGAGCGCTCGACGCGGCGTCGCTGCGGCTAGCCAACCGGCTGGCCGGCAACGCCGAAGCCGCCGCGGGGGTCGAAGCCCTGCTCGGCGGCTTCTCGGCGCGGTTCTCCGCCGCGGTGACGGTCGCCGTCACCGGCCCGGCGGTCGCGGTCGCCGTCGACGACCGGCCCTTCGGCTCCCACGTGCCGGTGCCGGTGCGCGCCGGGCAAACGTTGTCGGTCGGCACCCCGGCGACCGGCCTGCGCTGCTACCTGGCGGTGTCCGGCGGCATCGCCGTCGACCCGGTGCTGGGCAGTCGCTCGCGGGACGTGCTCTCCGGCATCGGCCCGGCGCCGCTGCGCACCGGCGACGTGCTCCCGGTCGGCGCGCCCACGGGCGTCCCGGCGGGCGCGGACGTCGTCGTCCCCGTCCCGGCGCCGGGCGAGCTGGTGGTGCCGGTGACGCTCGGCCCGCGCGACGACTGGCTCGACGACGCGGCCGGCGGGCTCTCGGCGTGGTGGACGGTCACGGCCGAGTCGAACCGCGTCGGCCTGCGCCTCGACGGGGCGCCGCTGCGCCGGGCGATCGACGGCGAGCTGCCCAGCGAAGGCGTCGTCACCGGCGCGGTCCAGGTGCCGCCGAGCGGTCAGCCGGTGGTCTTCCTCGCCGACCACCCGACGACCGGCGGCTACCCCGTCGCGGCCGTCGTCCGCGCGGGTGCGCTGGGCGCGCTCGCGCAGGCCCGGCCGGGCACCCGGGTCCGGTTCCGGATGTCCTGA
- a CDS encoding DUF3073 domain-containing protein → MGRGRAKAKQTKVARELKYSSHETDFDALQRELSSGSSSGHYEEPESDSDDQDPYDDRYDQYRR, encoded by the coding sequence ATGGGGCGCGGCCGGGCTAAGGCCAAGCAGACGAAGGTGGCGCGCGAGCTCAAGTACAGCTCGCACGAGACCGACTTCGATGCTTTGCAGCGCGAGCTGTCGAGTGGTTCCTCTAGTGGTCACTATGAGGAGCCTGAGTCCGATAGCGATGATCAAGACCCGTACGACGACCGGTACGACCAGTACCGTCGTTGA
- a CDS encoding 5-oxoprolinase subunit B family protein, whose product MRWRRCGEDAALLDCDSLDQMRAAHATVLAERPAGVVDLVPGARSLLVVGGVAAVRALLDGADLTHPPGGEPREVTLDVHYDGEDLELIASDAGISAEAVVELHTDAVYTVAFTGFAPGFGYLTGLPEPLRQPRLESPRTRVPAGSVGLAGEFTGVYPRESPGGWRLLGHTSATLFDPHADPPALFAPGDRVRFRSVR is encoded by the coding sequence GTGCGCTGGCGGCGGTGTGGCGAGGACGCCGCCCTGCTCGACTGCGACTCGCTCGACCAGATGCGCGCCGCGCACGCGACCGTGCTGGCCGAACGCCCGGCCGGCGTCGTCGACCTCGTGCCCGGCGCGCGCAGCCTGCTGGTCGTCGGGGGCGTCGCGGCGGTGCGGGCGCTGCTGGACGGCGCCGACCTCACCCACCCGCCCGGAGGCGAGCCGCGCGAAGTCACCCTCGACGTCCACTACGACGGCGAGGACCTCGAGCTCATCGCCTCGGACGCCGGGATCTCCGCGGAAGCGGTCGTCGAGCTGCACACGGACGCCGTCTACACCGTCGCGTTCACCGGGTTCGCGCCCGGCTTCGGCTACCTGACCGGCCTGCCCGAGCCGCTGCGCCAGCCGCGCCTGGAGTCGCCGCGGACCCGCGTCCCGGCCGGCTCGGTCGGGCTGGCGGGCGAGTTCACCGGCGTCTACCCGCGGGAGTCACCGGGTGGCTGGCGGCTGCTCGGGCACACGTCGGCGACGCTGTTCGACCCGCACGCGGACCCGCCCGCGTTGTTCGCGCCGGGTGACCGCGTGCGCTTCCGGAGCGTCCGGTGA
- the ygfZ gene encoding CAF17-like 4Fe-4S cluster assembly/insertion protein YgfZ, with translation MPYRSPLLDVPGSIPSPDDHPEAGVPWHWGDPFAEQRTASRGAVVIDRSHREFLAVTGEERLSWLHLVISQHVTGLAEGSGTEALVLDSQGRVETHMVVAHVDGTVYLDTDPGPSVTSALPKGGPQTLLEYLEAMKFWSKVDLRDATGELALLTVLGPDAERVLSAVGAEIGPEPYAVAALPGGGFVRRMPWPGRSSVDLAVPRAALLDWWKRLTDAGARAAGSWVFDALRVESLRPRLGVDTDDRTIPHEVGWVGSAAHVAKGCYRGQETVSKVHNVGRPPRNLLLLHLDGSPEVTPEPGDPLLLDGRTVGRIGTVIQHHELGPIALALVKRSTPVGAELLAGSEDNLVQAAIDPDSVPSELPAPGRAAAAQLRG, from the coding sequence ATGCCGTACCGCTCGCCGCTGCTGGACGTGCCCGGATCGATCCCTTCTCCTGACGACCACCCCGAAGCCGGCGTCCCCTGGCACTGGGGAGACCCCTTCGCGGAGCAGCGCACGGCCTCGCGCGGCGCGGTCGTCATCGACCGGTCGCACCGCGAGTTCCTCGCCGTGACCGGCGAAGAGCGGCTGTCGTGGCTGCACCTGGTCATCTCGCAGCACGTGACCGGGCTCGCCGAAGGCTCCGGCACCGAGGCGCTGGTCCTCGACAGCCAGGGCCGCGTCGAGACGCACATGGTGGTCGCGCACGTCGACGGCACCGTGTACCTCGACACCGACCCGGGTCCGAGCGTCACCAGCGCGCTCCCCAAGGGCGGCCCCCAGACGCTGCTCGAATACCTCGAGGCGATGAAGTTCTGGTCCAAGGTGGACCTCCGCGACGCGACCGGGGAGCTCGCGCTGCTGACCGTGCTCGGCCCGGACGCCGAGCGCGTGCTGAGCGCGGTCGGCGCCGAGATCGGGCCGGAGCCGTACGCGGTGGCGGCGCTGCCGGGTGGCGGCTTCGTGCGGCGGATGCCGTGGCCAGGCCGGTCCAGCGTGGACCTGGCGGTCCCGCGCGCGGCGCTGCTCGACTGGTGGAAGCGGCTGACGGACGCAGGCGCGCGGGCGGCGGGCAGCTGGGTGTTCGACGCCTTGCGCGTCGAGTCGCTGCGGCCCCGCCTGGGCGTGGACACCGACGACCGCACGATCCCGCACGAGGTGGGCTGGGTCGGCTCGGCCGCGCACGTCGCGAAGGGCTGCTACCGCGGCCAGGAGACGGTGTCGAAGGTCCACAACGTGGGACGCCCGCCGCGGAACCTGCTGCTGCTCCACCTCGACGGTTCGCCGGAGGTCACGCCGGAGCCCGGCGACCCGCTGCTGCTCGACGGCCGCACGGTCGGCCGGATCGGCACGGTCATCCAGCACCACGAACTCGGCCCGATCGCGTTGGCGCTGGTCAAGCGGTCGACGCCGGTGGGCGCGGAGCTGCTGGCGGGCTCGGAGGACAACCTCGTCCAGGCGGCGATCGACCCCGACTCGGTGCCGTCGGAACTCCCCGCCCCCGGCCGTGCGGCGGCGGCGCAACTCCGTGGCTGA
- a CDS encoding aminodeoxychorismate lyase, protein MRVLVFLDGTPADPGAAQIKVDDLGLLRGDGVFETILVVDGQPRELRPHLERLARSAAMLDLPEPDLAAWERVVQVVLDRWTGGREMTLKLVYTRGSDGDPAAKPTGFALGAEVPPSILKARADGVAAITLERGFPPDLAERAPWLLLGAKPLSYAVNMAAVREAGRRGAEDVIFTAADGSIFEGPTSTVVLAKGRTLYTPPSSIGILPGTTQAALFRGAEKAGWAIKVEPLTVRDLVEGDGVFMASSVRKLTRVHTLDGERLPDSSAVYAELVAAYEAEYA, encoded by the coding sequence ATGCGCGTCCTCGTCTTCCTCGACGGAACCCCGGCCGACCCCGGCGCCGCCCAGATCAAGGTCGACGACCTCGGTCTGCTGCGCGGCGACGGCGTCTTCGAGACGATCCTCGTCGTCGACGGCCAGCCCCGTGAGCTGCGGCCGCACCTCGAGCGGCTGGCCCGGTCGGCGGCCATGCTCGACCTGCCGGAGCCCGACCTCGCCGCCTGGGAGCGGGTCGTCCAGGTCGTACTCGATCGGTGGACGGGCGGCCGCGAAATGACGCTGAAATTGGTGTACACCAGGGGATCCGACGGCGACCCCGCCGCGAAGCCGACCGGGTTCGCGCTCGGCGCCGAAGTGCCGCCGTCGATCTTGAAGGCCCGCGCGGACGGCGTCGCCGCGATCACCCTCGAACGCGGTTTCCCGCCGGACCTCGCCGAGCGCGCGCCCTGGCTGCTGCTCGGCGCGAAGCCGTTGTCCTACGCGGTGAACATGGCCGCGGTGCGCGAAGCCGGCCGGCGCGGCGCCGAAGATGTGATTTTCACCGCCGCCGACGGTTCGATCTTCGAAGGGCCGACGTCGACCGTCGTGCTGGCGAAGGGCCGGACGCTCTACACGCCGCCGTCGAGCATCGGCATCCTGCCGGGCACCACCCAGGCCGCGCTGTTCCGCGGCGCCGAGAAGGCGGGCTGGGCGATCAAGGTGGAGCCGCTGACGGTCCGCGACCTCGTCGAGGGCGACGGCGTCTTCATGGCTTCGAGCGTCCGGAAGCTGACCCGCGTGCACACGCTGGACGGCGAACGGCTGCCCGACTCCTCCGCCGTGTACGCGGAGCTGGTGGCGGCCTACGAGGCCGAGTACGCCTGA
- a CDS encoding Gfo/Idh/MocA family protein: protein MGQLIADGQLRVGLIGAGPWAKTVHAPGIADHPGTALTAVWARRPEAAQALAETHCANTAGSVEELFEQVDAVALAVPPSVQAELGVHAAEAGKHLILEKPIAADLDGARRLADAVAAADVAALVVLTLRYSAQTQEWLADLAQAGGWAGGGARWLSGALLGGQYAASEWRQDDGGALFDIGPHALDLLDAALGPITGVVAARQSPGDLWHLMLAHEDGVISTATLSLRLPVQPTVVEVAVWGQHGYRTLGRKPGSAQESYTALLDDFAAMIASGTTTHPCDVRRGLHLQTLLDQARRLAE from the coding sequence GTGGGACAGCTCATCGCGGACGGACAGCTGCGCGTCGGCCTGATCGGCGCCGGGCCCTGGGCGAAGACGGTGCACGCGCCCGGCATCGCGGATCACCCCGGCACGGCGCTGACCGCGGTCTGGGCCCGGCGGCCGGAGGCGGCGCAAGCGCTTGCGGAGACGCACTGCGCGAACACCGCGGGCAGCGTCGAGGAGCTGTTCGAGCAGGTCGACGCGGTCGCGCTCGCCGTACCGCCGTCGGTCCAGGCCGAGCTGGGCGTGCACGCGGCCGAAGCCGGGAAACACCTGATCCTCGAGAAGCCGATCGCCGCCGATCTCGACGGCGCACGTCGGCTGGCCGACGCGGTCGCCGCTGCCGACGTCGCCGCGCTCGTCGTGCTGACCCTGCGGTACTCGGCGCAGACCCAGGAGTGGCTCGCCGACCTCGCCCAGGCGGGCGGCTGGGCCGGCGGCGGCGCGCGCTGGCTGTCCGGCGCCCTGCTGGGTGGCCAGTACGCGGCGTCCGAGTGGCGCCAAGACGACGGCGGCGCGCTGTTCGACATCGGCCCGCACGCGCTCGACCTCCTCGACGCGGCGCTCGGCCCGATCACCGGCGTCGTCGCCGCGCGGCAGAGCCCCGGCGACCTCTGGCACCTGATGCTGGCCCACGAAGACGGCGTGATCAGCACCGCCACGCTCTCGTTGCGGCTGCCGGTGCAGCCGACCGTCGTCGAAGTCGCCGTCTGGGGCCAGCACGGCTACCGGACGCTCGGGCGCAAACCGGGCTCGGCACAGGAGTCCTACACCGCGCTTCTGGATGATTTCGCGGCGATGATCGCCAGCGGTACGACGACCCACCCGTGCGACGTCCGGCGCGGGCTGCACCTGCAGACGCTGCTCGACCAGGCCCGTCGGCTCGCCGAGTAG
- a CDS encoding ECF transporter S component, with amino-acid sequence MTDFLPPKPRTIRLTPRPALVLTTASLLGLAMFCWPLFANPRPTAAAHTADAPFVFMATLPVLILVVLAELSRGGIDAKALALLGVLSAVNAGLRPLGAGTGGIELVFFLLVLAGRVFGPGFGFVLGSTSLFTSALLTAGVGPWLPFQMLASSLIGLGAGLLPRARGKAEIAMLVAYGVFAAYFFGLLMSLWSWPFLAGDSTQLGFVAGAPLLENLHRFAVYTVLTSTLGWDTGRAITNAVAIVLLGPAILAVLRRAARRAAFGAPVAFDQL; translated from the coding sequence ATGACCGACTTCCTCCCGCCGAAGCCCCGCACCATCCGGCTCACCCCTCGGCCCGCGCTGGTCCTCACCACCGCGAGCCTCCTCGGGCTGGCCATGTTCTGCTGGCCCCTCTTCGCGAACCCCCGGCCCACCGCGGCCGCCCACACCGCCGATGCGCCGTTCGTCTTCATGGCGACCCTGCCGGTGCTGATCCTCGTCGTCCTGGCCGAACTGTCCCGCGGCGGCATCGACGCCAAAGCGCTCGCGCTCCTCGGGGTGCTCTCCGCCGTCAACGCCGGCCTGAGACCCCTCGGCGCCGGGACCGGGGGCATCGAGCTGGTCTTCTTCCTGCTCGTGCTCGCCGGCCGGGTCTTCGGTCCCGGCTTCGGGTTCGTGCTCGGCTCGACGTCGCTGTTCACGAGCGCGCTGCTCACCGCCGGGGTCGGGCCGTGGCTGCCGTTCCAGATGCTGGCGTCGTCGCTCATCGGGCTCGGGGCCGGGTTGCTGCCCCGGGCGCGCGGCAAAGCCGAAATCGCGATGCTCGTCGCGTACGGCGTGTTCGCGGCCTACTTCTTCGGGCTCCTCATGAGCCTGTGGTCATGGCCGTTCCTCGCCGGGGACAGCACGCAGCTCGGCTTCGTCGCCGGCGCGCCGCTGCTGGAGAACCTCCACCGGTTCGCGGTGTACACCGTGCTGACCTCGACCCTCGGCTGGGACACCGGCCGCGCGATCACCAACGCCGTCGCCATCGTCCTTCTAGGGCCGGCCATCCTCGCCGTCCTGCGCCGGGCGGCGCGCCGAGCAGCGTTCGGCGCGCCCGTCGCCTTCGATCAGCTGTAG
- a CDS encoding 3-hydroxybutyryl-CoA dehydrogenase — protein sequence MLPKNGLAKRRRSEPVVSRVGVVGAGLMGSGIAEVHARSGLDVVVTEVNQPALDAGKARIEKSLQRGVKNGKLSPEDAEAALGRLRFTTDIAEFADRELVVEAILEQEQAKVDVFRQLDKIVEAEDALFASNTSSIPIMKLGMATSRPQQVVGIHFFNPVPVLPLVELVPSLLTSEETARRAEEHATTALGKTVIRSQDRAGFIVNSLLVPYLLSAIRMIESGFASAEDIDRGMELGTAHPMGPLRLSDLIGLDTIKAIADSMYAEFKEPLYSSPPLLLRMVDAGLLGKKTGRGFYSYS from the coding sequence ATGCTGCCCAAGAACGGGCTTGCGAAGCGACGAAGGAGTGAGCCGGTGGTAAGTCGGGTTGGAGTCGTCGGTGCGGGCCTCATGGGGTCCGGCATCGCCGAGGTGCACGCACGGTCCGGCTTGGACGTCGTGGTCACCGAGGTGAACCAGCCGGCGCTCGACGCGGGCAAGGCGCGGATCGAGAAGTCGCTGCAACGCGGCGTCAAGAACGGCAAGCTCTCGCCCGAAGACGCCGAGGCGGCGCTGGGCCGTCTCCGCTTCACGACGGACATCGCCGAGTTCGCCGACCGCGAACTGGTCGTCGAGGCGATCCTCGAGCAGGAGCAGGCGAAGGTCGACGTCTTCCGCCAGCTCGACAAGATCGTCGAGGCCGAGGACGCGTTGTTCGCGTCCAACACGTCGTCGATCCCGATCATGAAGCTGGGCATGGCGACGAGCCGGCCGCAGCAGGTGGTCGGCATCCACTTCTTCAACCCGGTGCCGGTGCTGCCGCTGGTGGAGCTGGTGCCCTCGCTGCTGACGAGCGAGGAGACCGCCCGCCGCGCGGAGGAACACGCGACGACGGCGCTGGGCAAGACCGTGATCCGCTCGCAGGACCGCGCCGGGTTCATCGTGAACTCGCTGCTGGTGCCGTACCTGCTCTCGGCGATCCGCATGATCGAGTCGGGCTTCGCTTCGGCCGAGGACATCGACCGCGGCATGGAGCTGGGCACCGCCCACCCGATGGGCCCGCTGCGGCTGTCCGACCTGATCGGGCTGGACACGATCAAGGCCATCGCGGACTCGATGTACGCGGAGTTCAAGGAGCCGCTGTACTCGTCGCCGCCGCTGCTGCTGCGCATGGTCGACGCGGGCCTGCTCGGCAAGAAGACCGGGCGCGGGTTCTACTCCTACAGCTGA
- a CDS encoding RsiG family protein, which yields MIEVRPGGRRRIDRVLGPGYLSGLGELPLKVLRERRDEAAQEETDLSYLRRLLHARIDIVRAEQARRSSGGEASIVDQLATILADNALGPAAGSGRHQQLEPSRAGEHRRHAEALIGDTDLTDVGSLSDEKLASALDTYASEELSVSSFRREVQGVMDTLNAEIAKRYQQGSATVDELLESERGRGEAP from the coding sequence GTGATCGAAGTGCGGCCCGGCGGCAGGCGGCGGATCGACCGCGTGCTCGGCCCGGGGTACCTCAGCGGCTTGGGCGAATTGCCGTTGAAGGTGCTGCGCGAGCGGCGCGACGAAGCCGCGCAGGAAGAGACGGACCTCTCCTACCTGCGCCGGCTCCTGCACGCGCGGATCGACATCGTGCGCGCGGAGCAGGCGCGGCGCAGTTCCGGCGGCGAAGCCAGCATCGTCGACCAGCTGGCGACGATCCTGGCCGACAACGCACTGGGCCCGGCGGCGGGTTCGGGCCGCCACCAGCAGCTGGAGCCGTCCCGGGCGGGCGAGCACCGCCGGCACGCGGAAGCGCTGATCGGCGACACCGACCTGACCGACGTCGGGTCCCTCTCGGACGAGAAGCTCGCCTCCGCTTTGGACACCTACGCGAGTGAAGAGCTGTCGGTGTCGTCCTTCCGCCGCGAGGTCCAGGGCGTGATGGACACGTTGAACGCGGAGATCGCGAAGCGCTACCAGCAGGGTTCGGCCACTGTGGACGAGCTGCTGGAAAGCGAGCGCGGACGCGGCGAGGCCCCGTGA
- a CDS encoding ABC transporter ATP-binding protein, giving the protein MIEFSRVTVTYPDASRPVLSDVSLVVEEGELCLVAGPTGAGKSTLLGALNGLVPHFTGGRLAGRVVVAGLDTSAHPPRELASVVGVVGQDPLAGFVTDTVEEELAYAMEQLAVPPDVMRKRVEETLDLLGIAELRNRPLRTLSGGQQQRVAIGSVLTAHPSVLVLDEPTSALDPTAAEDVLAAITRLVHDLGTTVVVAEHRMERVAQYADRLLYLPGDGSVRSGPPAEILATSDIAPPIAELGRLAGWSPLPLSVRDARRLAGPLRTRLQKLSVVGRSLSVTGRALDVRGVVVRYGDVSAVRGVDLRAGPGEVIALMGRNGSGKSSLLWAVQGSGPRSAGKVDVGGADPASLKPRAARQRVGLVPQTPADLLYLDSVAAECAQADTESQVAAGTTRELLDRLSPGVAGEAHPGDLSEGQRLALVLAVQLAAAPPVVLLDEPTRGLDYHAKRRFAAILRELASQGRAVLLATHDVEFVATVATRVVVMAEGEIVADGPTKEVIVASPAFAPQVAKILAPERWLTVDEVAEALA; this is encoded by the coding sequence GTGATCGAGTTCTCGCGGGTCACGGTGACCTACCCGGACGCTTCGCGGCCGGTGCTTTCGGACGTGTCGCTGGTGGTCGAGGAAGGCGAGTTGTGCCTGGTCGCGGGCCCGACCGGCGCCGGCAAGTCGACGTTGCTCGGCGCGCTGAACGGGCTCGTCCCGCACTTCACCGGCGGCCGCCTGGCGGGACGGGTGGTCGTGGCCGGGCTGGACACATCGGCCCATCCGCCGCGTGAGCTGGCTTCGGTCGTCGGCGTCGTCGGGCAGGACCCGCTGGCGGGGTTCGTGACGGACACCGTCGAGGAGGAGCTCGCGTACGCGATGGAGCAGCTGGCGGTGCCGCCGGACGTCATGCGCAAGCGCGTCGAGGAAACCCTGGACCTGCTGGGCATCGCGGAACTGCGCAACCGTCCACTCCGGACCCTCTCCGGCGGCCAGCAGCAGCGCGTCGCGATCGGCTCGGTGCTGACGGCGCACCCGTCTGTGCTGGTGCTCGACGAACCGACGTCCGCACTGGACCCGACCGCGGCGGAGGACGTCCTCGCGGCGATCACCCGGCTGGTGCACGACCTGGGGACGACGGTGGTCGTCGCCGAGCACCGGATGGAGCGGGTGGCGCAGTACGCGGACCGCCTGCTGTACCTGCCGGGCGACGGTTCGGTCCGATCCGGACCGCCCGCGGAGATCCTGGCGACGTCGGACATCGCACCCCCGATCGCCGAGCTGGGCCGCCTCGCGGGCTGGTCCCCCCTGCCCCTGTCGGTCCGCGACGCGCGACGTCTCGCCGGCCCGCTGCGGACTCGGCTTCAGAAATTGTCGGTGGTGGGTCGTAGCCTTTCGGTGACCGGTCGAGCACTGGACGTGAGAGGGGTGGTGGTCCGCTACGGAGATGTCTCGGCGGTGCGCGGGGTGGACCTGCGTGCCGGGCCGGGGGAAGTGATCGCGCTGATGGGACGCAACGGCTCCGGCAAGTCGTCGCTTCTCTGGGCGGTGCAGGGCAGCGGCCCGAGGTCGGCGGGGAAGGTCGACGTCGGAGGCGCGGACCCGGCGTCGCTCAAGCCACGAGCGGCCCGTCAGCGCGTGGGGCTGGTCCCGCAGACACCGGCGGACCTGCTGTACCTGGATTCGGTGGCCGCCGAGTGCGCACAGGCGGACACGGAGTCGCAGGTAGCGGCGGGAACGACGCGTGAGCTGCTGGACCGCCTGTCCCCGGGAGTAGCCGGTGAAGCGCACCCCGGCGACCTCTCGGAGGGACAGCGCCTGGCCTTGGTGCTGGCGGTCCAGCTGGCCGCCGCCCCGCCGGTCGTCCTGCTGGACGAGCCCACCCGCGGCCTGGACTACCACGCGAAAAGGCGCTTCGCCGCGATCCTGCGAGAGCTGGCCTCGCAGGGCCGCGCGGTGCTCCTGGCCACCCACGACGTCGAGTTCGTGGCGACGGTGGCAACCCGCGTGGTGGTCATGGCCGAGGGCGAGATCGTCGCGGACGGCCCGACGAAGGAGGTGATCGTCGCCTCCCCGGCGTTCGCGCCTCAGGTGGCGAAGATCCTGGCCCCGGAGCGTTGGTTGACGGTGGACGAGGTCGCGGAAGCGTTGGCATGA
- a CDS encoding asparaginase codes for MTNPVLAEVVRSGFVESVHRGALVVTGPEGEARLALGDVTSPVFPRSSNKPLQAVGMLRSGLDFDGEDLALACASHSGEPGHVKRVLELLAAAGLHEDDLACPPDFPLHLPSMRDAAEPRRVMMNCSGKHTAMLTTCLRAGWPTSGYENPDHPLQQEIAAAVAELTGEPIAHTGVDGCGAPLFAFSLTGLSRAFGRVASAPDGPARRVATAMRAHPWLVAGTGREDTALMSAVDSLVSKAGAEGVQAFALPDGFAVAIKIDDGNKRACAPLAVAALRYLGADVTSLPEPANGSILGGGRPVGEIRVPELHG; via the coding sequence GTGACCAACCCGGTCCTCGCCGAGGTCGTCCGGTCCGGCTTCGTCGAAAGCGTGCACCGCGGCGCCCTGGTCGTGACCGGCCCCGAGGGCGAAGCCCGCCTGGCCCTCGGCGACGTGACCTCGCCGGTGTTCCCGCGCTCGTCGAACAAGCCGTTGCAGGCGGTCGGCATGCTGCGCTCGGGCCTGGACTTCGACGGCGAGGACCTGGCGCTGGCGTGCGCGTCGCACTCCGGCGAGCCGGGCCACGTGAAGCGGGTCCTCGAGCTGCTGGCCGCGGCCGGCCTGCACGAGGACGACCTGGCCTGCCCACCGGACTTCCCGCTGCACCTCCCGAGCATGCGCGACGCGGCCGAGCCCCGGCGCGTGATGATGAACTGCTCCGGCAAGCACACGGCGATGCTGACCACCTGCCTCCGCGCGGGCTGGCCGACGTCGGGTTACGAGAACCCGGACCACCCGCTCCAGCAGGAGATCGCGGCGGCGGTGGCGGAGCTGACGGGCGAGCCGATCGCCCACACGGGAGTGGACGGCTGCGGAGCCCCGCTGTTCGCCTTTTCCCTGACCGGTTTGTCCCGCGCGTTCGGCCGGGTGGCCTCGGCACCGGACGGCCCCGCCCGCCGAGTGGCCACGGCGATGCGAGCGCACCCGTGGCTGGTCGCCGGCACCGGCCGCGAGGACACGGCGTTGATGTCCGCGGTGGACAGCCTGGTTTCGAAGGCGGGCGCGGAGGGCGTGCAGGCGTTCGCGTTGCCGGACGGCTTCGCGGTGGCGATCAAGATCGACGACGGCAACAAGCGGGCGTGCGCCCCGCTGGCGGTCGCGGCGTTGCGGTACTTGGGCGCGGACGTGACAAGCCTCCCGGAACCGGCCAACGGCTCAATCCTGGGCGGGGGCCGGCCGGTCGGGGAGATCCGGGTCCCGGAACTGCACGGCTGA